One window from the genome of Variovorax sp. PAMC26660 encodes:
- a CDS encoding GNAT family N-acetyltransferase: MGDLLSRLSLQPVDSSDFEDMLAVRIDAMRPSLERVGRFDLARSRERLSAGFVVPFMHHIVLDGDQRVGFVTLKPEGADALRLDHLYLRTGFQGSGIGEWVLRWAKARAREKQLDIKLTALVQSDANRFYLRHGFVLEGEEGVDLHYRWRVATEAAC; the protein is encoded by the coding sequence GTGGGCGATCTCTTGTCGCGGCTGTCGCTGCAGCCGGTGGATTCCAGCGATTTCGAGGACATGCTGGCCGTTCGCATCGATGCGATGCGACCGAGCCTGGAGCGCGTCGGGCGCTTCGACCTCGCGCGTTCACGTGAACGCCTGAGCGCCGGCTTCGTCGTGCCTTTCATGCACCACATCGTGCTCGACGGTGACCAGCGCGTGGGCTTCGTCACGCTCAAGCCCGAGGGCGCGGATGCGCTGCGGCTCGATCATCTCTACCTGCGCACCGGCTTCCAGGGCAGCGGCATCGGCGAATGGGTGTTGCGCTGGGCCAAGGCGCGGGCGCGCGAGAAGCAACTCGACATCAAGCTCACCGCGCTCGTGCAGAGCGACGCCAACCGCTTCTACCTGCGGCACGGCTTCGTGCTCGAAGGCGAAGAGGGCGTTGACCTGCACTACCGCTGGCGCGTGGCGACGGAGGCCGCGTGCTGA
- a CDS encoding helix-turn-helix transcriptional regulator, translating into MASHVIGLPMDGGAQVEAMFSADPKARFELHWHAEWSVGAILEGRCEFTCGGERQVAQTGDLVVMAPFALHTAGVSPQGFRMVMLYVPHAWVAARFGWPEDRRGVLHRGVWQDRAKADALGDAALSQDGEQVGRLLEQILRAQSGRELMAVERRMGDARVEAVCNALELEDACRIDPGALAQRLGVSREHFHRLFRMAVGMTPAHYARLARIGRAKVLLREGRAQADVAAQCGFTDQAHFSRWFRRCFGVTPGNYMAERQRVTRAA; encoded by the coding sequence ATGGCCTCGCACGTCATCGGCCTGCCGATGGACGGTGGCGCGCAGGTCGAGGCGATGTTCTCGGCCGATCCCAAGGCGCGCTTTGAACTGCACTGGCATGCGGAGTGGAGCGTGGGCGCCATCCTTGAAGGCCGCTGCGAGTTCACCTGCGGCGGCGAGCGACAGGTAGCGCAGACGGGCGATCTGGTCGTGATGGCGCCGTTCGCGCTGCACACGGCCGGCGTCAGCCCGCAGGGCTTTCGCATGGTGATGCTGTATGTGCCGCATGCGTGGGTCGCGGCGCGCTTCGGCTGGCCCGAGGATCGGCGCGGCGTGCTGCATCGCGGGGTCTGGCAGGACAGGGCCAAGGCCGATGCGTTGGGCGACGCCGCGCTGTCGCAAGACGGCGAGCAGGTCGGTCGCCTGCTGGAGCAAATTCTTCGCGCCCAGAGCGGCCGCGAACTGATGGCGGTCGAGCGCCGGATGGGCGACGCCCGTGTCGAAGCGGTCTGCAATGCCCTGGAACTGGAAGACGCCTGCCGCATCGACCCCGGCGCGCTGGCGCAGCGGCTGGGCGTGTCGCGCGAGCACTTTCATCGCCTGTTCCGCATGGCCGTCGGCATGACGCCGGCCCACTATGCGCGGCTCGCGCGGATCGGACGGGCCAAGGTGCTGCTGCGAGAAGGCCGCGCGCAGGCCGATGTGGCGGCGCAGTGCGGCTTCACCGACCAGGCCCATTTCTCGCGGTGGTTTCGCCGCTGCTTCGGCGTGACGCCGGGCAACTACATGGCCGAGCGGCAGCGGGTGACAAGGGCTGCGTGA
- a CDS encoding IclR family transcriptional regulator encodes MSEAVGSKEEVSALARGLALLKVIGMAGTSMGNRELADTTGIPKATVSRLTSTLVGAGYLRQSQDSERFSLGPALLDMSSRYLRHFDLRTVARPHLAELAEFAGASVHIGVRDELDVLVIDSLRPRSAVISSRIEVGTRLAIVTSAGGRAYLAALPAVEQAALLEEIRLESGENWPAMEPRLMAGLEEYAREGYCSSFGEWHPHIHALGFALEGPRGERYAVSCGGPAYLLPREMMLTRVAPHLLVTAQRIAAEAGTAKTG; translated from the coding sequence ATGAGCGAAGCTGTTGGCAGCAAGGAAGAAGTGAGCGCGCTGGCACGTGGCTTGGCATTACTCAAGGTGATCGGCATGGCCGGCACATCGATGGGCAACCGGGAATTGGCTGACACGACGGGCATTCCCAAGGCCACCGTGTCGCGCCTCACGTCGACGCTGGTGGGCGCGGGCTATTTGCGCCAGTCGCAAGACAGCGAGCGTTTCAGCCTGGGGCCGGCGCTGCTCGACATGAGCAGCCGCTACCTGCGGCATTTCGACCTGCGGACGGTGGCCCGTCCGCATCTGGCGGAACTGGCCGAATTCGCGGGGGCCAGCGTGCACATCGGCGTGCGCGACGAACTGGACGTGCTTGTGATCGATTCGCTGCGGCCGCGCTCGGCGGTCATCAGCTCGCGCATCGAGGTCGGCACACGCCTGGCCATCGTCACCTCGGCGGGCGGTCGCGCCTATCTCGCGGCGTTGCCCGCCGTCGAGCAGGCGGCGCTGCTGGAGGAGATCCGCCTCGAAAGCGGCGAGAACTGGCCGGCGATGGAGCCCCGGCTGATGGCCGGGCTCGAGGAGTACGCCCGCGAGGGCTACTGCAGCTCGTTCGGCGAATGGCACCCCCACATTCACGCCCTGGGCTTTGCCCTGGAGGGGCCGCGCGGCGAACGCTACGCCGTGAGCTGCGGCGGCCCCGCCTACCTGCTGCCCAGGGAAATGATGCTGACGCGCGTGGCACCCCACCTGCTGGTCACGGCCCAACGCATCGCCGCCGAGGCCGGGACGGCCAAGACGGGCTGA
- a CDS encoding GntR family transcriptional regulator, producing MSAVTLTPRALYEEVAELLRQRIFRRELEPGSWIDELKLAEEYGISRTPLREALKVLAAEGLVTMKVRRGAYVTEVSEQDLADVYHLLSLLESDAAGVVAERATEAERAELKALHAELEAAVGDREHFFALNERFHMRLLAIADNKWRDQMVADLRKVMKLNRHNSLLKAGRIAESLAEHRSVMAAIETRDAATAMARMREHFKNGLEAAI from the coding sequence ATGTCCGCTGTCACACTCACCCCCCGCGCCCTTTATGAAGAGGTGGCCGAGCTGCTGCGCCAGCGGATTTTCCGCCGCGAGCTGGAGCCTGGCAGCTGGATCGACGAACTCAAGCTCGCCGAGGAATACGGCATCAGCCGCACGCCCCTGCGCGAAGCGCTGAAGGTGCTGGCGGCCGAAGGCCTGGTGACGATGAAGGTGCGCCGCGGCGCCTATGTGACCGAGGTGTCCGAACAGGACCTGGCCGACGTCTACCACCTGCTCTCCCTGTTGGAGAGCGATGCTGCGGGCGTGGTGGCCGAGCGCGCCACCGAGGCCGAGCGCGCCGAGCTGAAGGCGCTGCATGCCGAGTTGGAAGCCGCGGTCGGCGACCGCGAGCACTTCTTCGCGCTCAACGAGCGTTTTCACATGCGGCTGCTGGCCATCGCGGACAACAAGTGGCGTGACCAGATGGTGGCCGACCTGCGCAAGGTGATGAAGCTCAACCGCCACAACTCGCTGCTGAAGGCCGGCCGCATCGCCGAATCCCTGGCGGAGCACCGCTCGGTGATGGCCGCCATCGAGACACGCGATGCCGCCACCGCGATGGCACGCATGCGCGAGCACTTCAAGAACGGCCTGGAAGCGGCGATCTAG
- a CDS encoding acetoacetate decarboxylase family protein, with product MPSSFTPPFTSSGRSALVQAPPWHYAGWLVNIAFAFDAARGGALVPPEVGRPTGRGCVHFADWQSCGNDGQELLDPVYAQYRETIVVLEVEAGQGGDARFFCPLIYVDQDISLLRGWLQGWPKKIGQTWVTRSLPLVHPAAAPVTAGSRLGASLSVKERRLVDATVTLNGEKADPLGFLAAPTIGAIGWPDLTQPHVPATPRYLRADIVDRVESGWTGGSATLQFHAHPVEELALLGEVQATQASAGWMGLTVRGALAV from the coding sequence ATGCCGTCCTCTTTCACACCGCCTTTCACTTCTTCCGGCCGCAGCGCACTCGTGCAGGCACCGCCCTGGCACTACGCCGGCTGGCTCGTCAACATCGCCTTCGCGTTCGATGCCGCGCGCGGCGGCGCACTGGTGCCGCCGGAAGTGGGGCGACCGACCGGGCGCGGCTGCGTTCATTTCGCGGACTGGCAGTCCTGCGGCAACGACGGGCAGGAACTGCTCGACCCGGTCTACGCGCAGTACCGCGAGACCATCGTGGTGCTGGAGGTCGAAGCCGGGCAGGGCGGCGACGCGCGCTTCTTTTGCCCCTTGATCTACGTCGACCAGGACATCTCGCTGCTGCGCGGCTGGCTGCAGGGCTGGCCCAAGAAGATCGGCCAGACCTGGGTGACGCGCAGCCTGCCGCTGGTGCATCCCGCCGCCGCGCCCGTGACGGCGGGGAGCCGCCTCGGCGCGAGCCTCAGCGTCAAGGAACGGCGGCTGGTCGATGCGACGGTCACGCTGAACGGTGAGAAGGCCGACCCCCTGGGCTTCCTGGCCGCGCCGACCATCGGCGCCATCGGCTGGCCCGACCTGACGCAGCCCCACGTTCCGGCAACCCCGCGCTATCTGCGCGCCGACATCGTGGACCGCGTCGAGTCGGGCTGGACGGGCGGCAGTGCGACGCTGCAGTTTCACGCTCACCCGGTCGAAGAACTGGCCCTGCTCGGCGAGGTGCAGGCGACACAGGCCAGCGCGGGCTGGATGGGCCTCACCGTTCGCGGCGCCCTTGCGGTGTGA
- the meaB gene encoding methylmalonyl Co-A mutase-associated GTPase MeaB, whose product MAQRRAIAKAITLLESTRTDHRAQADELLTALLPRTGQSFRLGISGVPGVGKSTFIETLGLLLIDKGHRVAVLTIDPSSTVSGGSILGDKTRMEKLSVHERAYIRPSPSSGTLGGVAEKTREAMLVCEAAGYDIVIVETVGVGQSETAVSGMTDMFVLMQLPNAGDDLQAIKKGVMELADLVVINKADIDASAATRAQAQITSALRLFGQHGHPNHAHHDETFWHPQAIQLSALLGQGVEAFWTQVERFRALQAANGRLMARRQLQAKSWMWDRIEAGLRHAFRHHPRVKEELPALLGQVGALELAPSTAARRLLGLYAGDETAWTG is encoded by the coding sequence ATGGCGCAACGCCGCGCCATCGCCAAGGCGATCACGCTGCTCGAATCGACCCGCACCGATCATCGCGCGCAGGCCGATGAATTGCTCACGGCGCTGCTGCCGCGCACCGGCCAGTCATTTCGCCTTGGCATCTCGGGCGTGCCGGGCGTCGGCAAATCGACCTTCATCGAAACGCTGGGCCTGCTGCTGATCGACAAGGGGCATCGCGTGGCGGTGCTCACCATCGATCCGTCGTCCACCGTGTCCGGCGGCTCCATTCTTGGCGACAAGACGCGCATGGAAAAGCTCTCGGTGCACGAGCGCGCCTACATCCGCCCCAGTCCGTCGAGTGGCACGCTCGGCGGCGTGGCCGAGAAGACGCGCGAAGCCATGCTGGTGTGCGAGGCCGCCGGCTACGACATCGTGATCGTCGAGACCGTGGGCGTGGGCCAGAGCGAAACGGCGGTGTCCGGCATGACCGACATGTTCGTGCTGATGCAGTTGCCCAACGCCGGCGACGACCTGCAGGCGATCAAAAAGGGCGTGATGGAGCTGGCCGACCTCGTGGTCATCAACAAGGCCGACATCGACGCCTCGGCCGCCACGCGCGCACAGGCGCAGATCACTTCGGCGCTGCGGCTCTTCGGCCAGCATGGCCATCCGAATCACGCCCATCACGACGAGACCTTCTGGCATCCACAAGCCATCCAGCTGAGCGCGTTGCTGGGGCAGGGCGTCGAGGCGTTCTGGACGCAGGTCGAACGCTTTCGCGCGCTGCAGGCTGCCAACGGCCGGCTCATGGCGCGCCGCCAACTGCAGGCCAAGTCGTGGATGTGGGACCGCATCGAAGCGGGGCTGCGCCATGCCTTCCGCCACCATCCGCGGGTGAAGGAAGAGCTGCCGGCATTGCTGGGCCAGGTCGGCGCGCTCGAGCTGGCGCCGTCCACCGCGGCACGCCGTTTGCTCGGCCTCTACGCAGGCGACGAAACCGCATGGACTGGCTGA
- the scpA gene encoding methylmalonyl-CoA mutase — translation MSSTPEPTFKPADLEAWAKSAAKSAPGGDVNALNWITPDGISVKPLYTAADLQGLKYTDTLPGFEPYLRGPQATMYAVRPWTIRQYAGFSTAEESNAFYRKALAAGGQGVSVAFDLATHRGYDSDHPRVTGDVGKAGVAIDSVEDMKILFDQIPLDKVSVSMTMNGAVLPVLAGYVVAAEEQGVAKDQLSGTIQNDILKEFMVRNTYIFPPAPSMRIIGDIIEYTAQHMPKFNSISISGYHMQEAGANQALELAFTLADGKEYVKTALAKGLDVDGFAGRLSFFWAIGMNFYLEVAKMRAARLLWCRIMKEFNPKNPKSLMLRTHCQTSGWSLTEQDPYNNIVRTTIEAMAAVFGGTQSLHTNALDEAIALPTEFSSRIARNTQLIIQEETHITNVVDPWAGSYMMEKLTQDMADAAWAIIEEVEAMGGMTKAVDSGWAKLKIEAAAAEKQARIDSGKDVIVGVNKYKLKSEDAIDSLSIDNVMVRDQQVARLQSIRASRDTAKVQAALDALTTAAENNTGNLLALSIDAVRLRATVGEISDALEKIFGRHRADTQKVTGVYAAAYDSAEGWEALKTEINAFAEEQGRRPRVMISKLGQDGHDRGAKVVATAFADLGFDVDMGPLFQTPEECARQAIENDVHAVGVSTLAAGHKTLVPAIINELKKQGADDIIVFVGGVIPRQDYDFLYEAGVKGIYGPGTPIPASAKDVLEQIRAAVAA, via the coding sequence ATGAGCAGCACTCCCGAACCCACCTTCAAGCCCGCCGACCTCGAGGCTTGGGCCAAGTCCGCTGCCAAGTCCGCCCCCGGCGGCGACGTGAACGCGCTGAACTGGATCACGCCCGACGGCATCAGCGTCAAGCCGCTGTACACCGCGGCCGACCTGCAGGGCCTGAAGTACACCGACACGCTGCCCGGCTTCGAGCCCTACCTGCGCGGCCCGCAGGCCACCATGTACGCGGTGCGCCCCTGGACCATCCGCCAGTACGCCGGCTTCTCGACCGCCGAAGAATCGAACGCCTTCTATCGCAAGGCGCTGGCCGCCGGCGGCCAGGGCGTGAGCGTGGCCTTCGACCTGGCCACCCATCGCGGCTACGACAGCGACCATCCGCGTGTGACCGGCGACGTCGGCAAGGCTGGCGTGGCGATCGATTCGGTCGAGGACATGAAGATCCTGTTCGATCAGATCCCGCTCGACAAGGTCAGCGTGTCCATGACGATGAACGGCGCCGTGCTGCCGGTGCTGGCGGGCTACGTGGTCGCGGCCGAAGAGCAGGGCGTGGCAAAAGATCAGTTGAGCGGAACCATCCAGAACGACATCCTCAAGGAGTTCATGGTCCGCAACACGTACATCTTTCCGCCGGCGCCGAGCATGCGGATCATCGGCGACATCATCGAGTACACGGCGCAGCACATGCCCAAGTTCAACTCGATCTCGATCAGCGGCTATCACATGCAGGAAGCCGGCGCGAACCAGGCGTTGGAGCTGGCCTTCACGCTGGCCGACGGCAAGGAGTACGTGAAGACCGCGCTGGCCAAGGGCCTCGATGTGGACGGCTTCGCCGGGCGCCTGAGCTTCTTCTGGGCCATCGGCATGAACTTCTATCTTGAAGTGGCCAAGATGCGCGCCGCGCGCCTTTTGTGGTGCCGCATCATGAAGGAGTTCAACCCCAAGAACCCCAAGAGCCTGATGCTGCGCACCCACTGCCAGACCTCGGGCTGGTCGCTCACCGAGCAGGACCCGTACAACAACATCGTGCGCACCACCATCGAGGCCATGGCTGCGGTGTTCGGCGGCACGCAGAGCCTGCACACCAACGCGCTCGACGAAGCCATTGCGCTGCCCACCGAGTTCAGCTCGCGCATTGCGCGCAACACGCAGCTCATCATCCAGGAAGAGACGCACATCACCAACGTGGTCGACCCCTGGGCCGGCAGCTACATGATGGAGAAGCTCACGCAGGACATGGCCGATGCGGCCTGGGCCATCATCGAAGAGGTCGAGGCCATGGGCGGCATGACCAAGGCCGTCGACAGCGGCTGGGCCAAGCTCAAGATCGAAGCGGCTGCTGCAGAGAAGCAGGCGCGCATCGACTCGGGCAAGGACGTGATCGTCGGCGTCAACAAGTACAAGCTCAAGAGCGAAGACGCGATCGACAGCCTCTCCATCGACAACGTGATGGTGCGCGACCAGCAGGTGGCGCGGCTGCAGAGCATTCGCGCCTCGCGCGACACGGCCAAGGTGCAGGCCGCGCTTGATGCGCTGACCACCGCAGCAGAGAACAACACCGGCAATCTGCTGGCGCTGAGCATCGATGCCGTGCGCCTGCGCGCCACGGTGGGTGAGATCAGCGACGCGCTCGAAAAAATCTTCGGCCGCCATCGCGCCGACACGCAAAAGGTGACCGGTGTGTACGCCGCCGCCTACGACTCGGCCGAAGGCTGGGAAGCCCTCAAGACCGAGATCAACGCCTTTGCCGAAGAGCAGGGCCGTCGTCCGCGCGTGATGATCTCCAAGCTCGGCCAGGACGGTCACGACCGTGGTGCCAAGGTGGTGGCCACCGCCTTCGCCGACCTGGGCTTCGACGTGGACATGGGCCCGCTGTTCCAGACGCCCGAAGAATGTGCGCGCCAGGCGATTGAAAACGACGTGCATGCCGTCGGCGTGAGCACCCTCGCAGCCGGCCACAAGACGCTCGTGCCCGCGATCATCAACGAACTCAAGAAGCAGGGCGCGGACGACATCATCGTGTTCGTCGGCGGCGTGATCCCGCGGCAGGACTACGACTTTCTGTACGAGGCCGGCGTCAAGGGCATCTACGGACCGGGCACGCCCATTCCGGCCAGCGCCAAGGACGTGCTGGAACAGATTCGCGCGGCAGTCGCGGCCTGA
- a CDS encoding LysR family transcriptional regulator: MPTEADLNLLFALNALLSESSVAKAAERLGLSESAMSRALARLRESTGDELLVRAGRAMVLTPHALALRDRVRELVQASRAVLQSAGESMDPRTLQQLFTIRANDGFIEGFAHQLVARAAHEAPGVRLRFAPKPDKDVRPLREGLIDLDVGVLGESGPEVRVQALYRDRFVAAVREGHPLLAGPEITAERYAACNHVVTSRHGRTVGPVDDALAAMGLVRNTAVVVPSFSTALSIAAATDLVALIPSSYFEHLRARGTLCSFPLPMPTEQITVSQMWHPRLDRDPAHRWLRGVVLEVCRPLNEQTRAP, translated from the coding sequence ATGCCGACAGAAGCCGACCTGAACCTGCTGTTTGCGTTGAACGCACTTCTTTCCGAGAGCAGCGTCGCCAAGGCCGCCGAGCGCCTGGGTTTGAGCGAATCGGCCATGAGCCGGGCGCTCGCGCGATTGCGGGAATCGACCGGAGATGAATTGCTCGTGCGCGCTGGTCGCGCGATGGTGCTCACGCCGCATGCGCTGGCACTGCGCGACCGCGTCAGGGAGTTGGTGCAGGCGTCACGCGCGGTGCTTCAGTCCGCCGGCGAGAGCATGGACCCGCGCACGCTCCAGCAACTGTTCACCATACGGGCCAACGACGGCTTCATCGAGGGCTTCGCGCATCAGCTCGTGGCTCGCGCCGCGCACGAAGCACCAGGCGTTCGCCTGCGCTTCGCGCCCAAGCCGGACAAGGACGTTCGTCCCCTTCGCGAGGGATTGATAGATCTGGATGTCGGCGTTCTCGGCGAGTCGGGCCCGGAGGTGCGCGTTCAGGCGCTCTACCGCGACCGCTTCGTCGCCGCAGTGCGCGAGGGCCATCCCCTGCTCGCCGGGCCCGAGATCACTGCCGAACGCTACGCCGCCTGCAACCACGTGGTCACGTCACGCCACGGCCGGACGGTGGGACCGGTGGACGACGCGCTCGCGGCGATGGGGCTGGTGCGCAATACCGCCGTCGTGGTGCCCAGCTTCAGCACTGCCTTGTCGATAGCGGCCGCGACCGACCTGGTGGCGCTGATACCGTCTTCGTACTTCGAGCACCTGAGGGCACGGGGCACGCTGTGCTCGTTCCCACTACCGATGCCCACCGAGCAGATCACCGTGTCGCAGATGTGGCATCCGCGTCTTGATCGGGACCCCGCGCATCGGTGGCTGCGCGGGGTGGTGCTGGAGGTTTGCCGGCCGCTGAATGAGCAAACAAGAGCGCCATGA
- a CDS encoding MFS transporter: MLVVLDGAIANIALPGIARQLQATPTDAVWIITAYQLAVVMFLLPASAVGERFGYRRVFAGGVALFTAASVLCALAPSLPWLVAARCLQGLGSAAVMPLGLALLRFTYPRRLLARSIAWNALAIAAASAAGPTLGAFILSAASWPWLFAVNLPIGLLVLVACAGLPSPARSMRPIDVWSIALNAVMFAAFVLGSDRLVAHPLQGGALLALSIVCMVLLVRREMPKAAPLIPLDLLRVHSFRLSVIASVCCFTGQMASLVALPFYIQHELGQSAVTAGLLMTPWPLAVMLAAPLSARLARRVPSAWLCAVGGACFASGLALCALWPLHGDAALPIALFTGLAGLGFGFFQTPNNQNMLLSAPKERSGAAGGAQGTARLTGLTLGSLMMSLMFGLLPAHSAVHWGLAVAALAALAGSGVSLLRSPARAGGV, from the coding sequence GTGCTGGTGGTGCTCGACGGCGCCATCGCCAACATCGCGCTGCCAGGCATTGCCCGGCAACTGCAGGCGACACCCACCGATGCCGTCTGGATCATCACTGCCTACCAGCTGGCCGTGGTCATGTTCCTGTTGCCGGCTTCCGCTGTCGGGGAGCGGTTCGGGTATCGGCGCGTGTTCGCCGGTGGTGTCGCGCTATTCACCGCGGCGTCGGTGTTGTGCGCGTTGGCCCCATCGCTGCCATGGCTCGTGGCCGCGAGGTGCCTTCAGGGCCTGGGCAGTGCAGCCGTGATGCCCCTTGGGTTGGCGCTCTTGCGCTTCACCTATCCACGTCGATTGCTGGCGCGCTCTATCGCCTGGAATGCGCTTGCCATCGCGGCCGCTTCCGCAGCGGGCCCCACCCTTGGCGCTTTCATACTCTCCGCGGCGAGTTGGCCATGGCTCTTTGCGGTGAACCTGCCGATCGGCCTCCTCGTGCTCGTCGCCTGTGCAGGGTTGCCGAGCCCGGCGCGCTCGATGCGCCCCATCGACGTGTGGAGCATCGCGCTCAACGCAGTCATGTTCGCCGCCTTCGTGCTCGGGAGTGACCGGCTGGTGGCGCATCCGTTGCAGGGCGGCGCGTTGCTCGCCTTGTCGATCGTTTGCATGGTCTTGCTGGTACGACGCGAAATGCCGAAGGCGGCGCCGTTGATCCCGCTCGACCTGCTGCGCGTGCATTCATTTCGGCTCTCGGTCATTGCCTCCGTGTGCTGCTTCACCGGCCAGATGGCCAGCCTTGTGGCACTGCCGTTCTACATCCAGCACGAACTCGGCCAGAGCGCGGTGACCGCCGGCCTCTTGATGACCCCGTGGCCTTTGGCGGTGATGCTGGCTGCGCCGCTGTCGGCACGTCTGGCCCGGCGCGTGCCGAGCGCCTGGCTGTGCGCGGTCGGAGGCGCGTGTTTCGCGAGCGGCCTGGCCCTGTGCGCCCTGTGGCCGTTGCATGGCGACGCGGCCTTGCCGATCGCGTTGTTCACCGGTCTCGCCGGCCTGGGCTTCGGCTTCTTCCAGACGCCGAACAACCAGAACATGCTGCTCTCGGCACCCAAGGAACGCAGCGGAGCGGCCGGTGGCGCGCAAGGCACCGCCCGGCTCACGGGGTTGACGCTCGGCAGCCTGATGATGAGTCTGATGTTCGGGCTGCTGCCGGCGCACAGCGCCGTGCACTGGGGCCTGGCGGTGGCGGCACTGGCTGCTTTGGCCGGAAGTGGGGTGAGCTTGCTCAGGAGCCCTGCACGCGCCGGGGGCGTCTGA
- the dusA gene encoding tRNA dihydrouridine(20/20a) synthase DusA, whose amino-acid sequence MPTTGSRVLEEKVISVAPMMDWTDRHCRYFHRLLSRHALLYTEMVTTGALIHGDVPRHLRFHAEEHPVALQLGGSEPNDLAHCAKLGEEWGYDEINLNCGCPSERVQRGAFGACLMNEPQLVAGCVKAMVDVTNVPVTVKHRIGIDKIESYEFVRDFVGKVSEAGCQTFIVHARNAWLQGLSPKQNREIPPLRYALVHRLKHDFPALNFSINGGISVNEQVHEHLRLLDGVMVGREAYHNPWWLAEWDAEFFGAAPQSLTREEVESLMCDYMVRDAAEHGTNWWSIARHMLGLRNGLPGARRWRQVWSDHKLKTRPPHEVMALAHEPVAQAAEPAV is encoded by the coding sequence ATGCCCACGACAGGATCCCGCGTTTTGGAAGAGAAGGTCATCTCCGTTGCCCCGATGATGGATTGGACAGACCGTCATTGCCGGTACTTCCATCGCCTGTTGTCGCGCCATGCGCTGCTCTACACCGAGATGGTGACCACGGGTGCGCTGATCCACGGCGACGTGCCCCGGCACCTTCGCTTTCATGCCGAAGAACACCCCGTGGCGCTGCAACTCGGCGGCAGCGAGCCGAACGACCTGGCGCATTGCGCCAAGCTGGGCGAAGAGTGGGGTTACGACGAGATCAACCTGAACTGCGGCTGCCCCAGCGAGCGCGTGCAGCGCGGTGCCTTCGGTGCCTGCCTGATGAACGAGCCTCAGCTTGTGGCCGGCTGCGTGAAGGCGATGGTCGACGTGACGAACGTGCCGGTCACGGTCAAGCACCGCATCGGCATCGACAAGATCGAGAGCTACGAGTTCGTGCGCGACTTCGTCGGCAAGGTCAGCGAGGCGGGTTGCCAGACCTTCATCGTGCATGCGCGCAATGCGTGGCTCCAAGGCCTGAGCCCGAAGCAGAACCGCGAGATTCCGCCGCTGCGCTACGCGCTGGTGCACCGGCTCAAGCACGACTTTCCGGCGCTGAATTTTTCCATCAACGGCGGCATCTCGGTCAACGAACAGGTGCACGAGCACCTGCGGTTGCTCGATGGCGTGATGGTTGGGCGCGAGGCGTACCACAACCCCTGGTGGCTGGCCGAGTGGGACGCCGAGTTCTTCGGCGCCGCGCCGCAGTCGCTCACGCGCGAAGAAGTCGAGTCGCTGATGTGCGACTACATGGTGCGCGATGCTGCGGAGCATGGCACCAACTGGTGGTCGATTGCGCGGCACATGCTGGGCCTGCGCAACGGCCTGCCAGGCGCACGCCGCTGGCGCCAGGTCTGGAGCGATCACAAGCTCAAGACGCGCCCACCGCACGAGGTGATGGCGCTCGCGCACGAGCCTGTGGCGCAGGCTGCCGAACCGGCCGTCTGA